In one Lolium rigidum isolate FL_2022 chromosome 3, APGP_CSIRO_Lrig_0.1, whole genome shotgun sequence genomic region, the following are encoded:
- the LOC124694166 gene encoding beta-carotene 3-hydroxylase, chloroplastic-like, whose protein sequence is MAVARLVAAPFPLAASRTRGPPARLAFAPLPLVSARRSAVPVLRVASDGRTDAAEVELEVEEEAKEARMAVSERKARKESERRTYLVAAVMSSLGITSMAAAAVYYRFAWQMEGGEIPVTEMFGTFALSVGAAVGMEFWARWAHRALWHASLWHMHESHHRPRDGPFELNDVFAIVNAVPAMALLAFGFFNRGLVPGLCFGAGLGITLFGMAYMFVHDGLVHRRFPVGPIENVPYFRRVAAAHQIHHMDKFDSVPYGLFLGPKELEEVGGTEELEKEIQKRIKRRETLDAMQ, encoded by the exons ATGGCCGTCGCGAGGCTGGTGGCCGCGCCATTCCCTCTCGCCGCCTCCAGGACCCGCGGACCGCCGGCGCGCCTCGCCTTCGCGCCGCTCCCACTTGTCTCCGCGCGCCGCTCCGCCGTGCCCGTCCTGCGCGTGGCCTCCGACGGCAGGACCGACGCCGCGGAGGTGGAGTTGGAggtcgaggaggaggcgaaggaggcgcGGATGGCGGTTTCGGAGCGCAAGGCGAGGAAGGAGTCGGAGCGGCGCACGTACCTGGTGGCGGCGGTGATGTCCAGCCTCGGGatcacctccatggccgccgccgccgtctactACCGCTTCGCCTGGCAAATGGAg GGAGGCGAGATTCCGGTGACGGAGATGTTCGGCACCTTCGCACTATCCGTGGGCGCCGCG GTGGGGATGGAGTTCTGGGCGCGGTGGGCGCACCGCGCGCTGTGGCACGCCTCGCTGTGGCACATGCACGAGTCGCACCACCGGCCCCGCGACGGGCCCTTCGAGCTCAACGACGTCTTCGCCATCGTCAACGCCGTCCCCGCCATGGCACTCCTCGCCTTCGGCTTCTTCaaccgcggcctcgtaccaggaCTCTGCTTCGGCGCG GGGCTCGGGATCACGCTCTTCGGGATGGCCTACATGTTCGTCCACGACGGCCTCGTCCACCGCCGCTTCCCCGTCGGGCCCATCGAGAACGTGCCCTACTTCCGGCGAGTCGCCGCCGCGCACCAG ATCCATCACATGGACAAGTTCGACAGCGTGCCGTACGGGCTCTTCCTCGGGCCCAAG GAGCTGGAGGAGGTGGGCGGGACCGAGGAGCTCGAGAAGGAGATTCAGAAAAGGATCAAGAGGAGAGAGACACTAGACGCTATGCAATGA